From a single Marinobacter sp. THAF197a genomic region:
- a CDS encoding motility protein A produces MDILTLVGLLAGILIVVLAMLANATALTFLNLPGLAIVLGGTFAVTLIKFRMPSVVSAFKLAMRTVFTDRLPRPAELIREVGVLARVVRKEGILGLENHETDDEFLQKAINLCVDGHPPELVEEALLQETQQTAERYEVAERVFRGIGESAPAIGMLGTLVGLVQMLNTLDDPSSIGPAMAIALLTTLYGAFIAQLIALPLADKLQLKAEDDSRNQMLIITSIKSIMRGENPRVMTELLSSYVTPEHRTNLEPEREA; encoded by the coding sequence ATGGACATTCTCACGCTTGTCGGGTTGCTTGCCGGAATTCTGATTGTGGTTCTGGCCATGTTGGCTAACGCCACCGCACTCACCTTCCTGAACCTGCCCGGGCTGGCCATTGTTCTGGGTGGCACCTTTGCGGTGACGCTGATCAAGTTCCGCATGCCGTCGGTGGTCAGCGCCTTCAAGCTTGCCATGCGCACCGTCTTCACTGATCGCCTGCCACGGCCAGCGGAATTGATCCGGGAAGTGGGCGTGCTGGCTCGGGTGGTCCGCAAAGAGGGTATCCTGGGCCTGGAAAACCATGAGACCGACGACGAGTTCCTGCAAAAAGCCATCAACCTGTGTGTGGATGGTCATCCACCGGAGCTGGTGGAGGAAGCCCTGCTGCAGGAAACCCAGCAAACCGCAGAGCGTTATGAAGTGGCTGAGCGGGTGTTCCGGGGTATTGGTGAATCCGCGCCCGCCATCGGTATGCTGGGTACCCTGGTAGGGCTGGTGCAGATGCTGAACACTCTGGATGACCCTTCCTCCATTGGCCCGGCCATGGCCATTGCGCTGCTGACCACCCTCTATGGCGCCTTTATTGCCCAGCTGATCGCCTTACCCCTGGCAGACAAGCTGCAACTCAAGGCGGAAGACGATTCTCGCAACCAGATGCTCATCATTACCTCCATCAAGAGCATCATGCGCGGCGAAAACCCCAGGGTCATGACAGAACTGCTGTCGTCTTATGTGACACCGGAACACCGGACCAACCTGGAACCGGAGCGGGAGGCCTGA